TCAGGGAGGTGGCGTTTCACTGAACAAAGAAAAACTATCTGCTTTCGATGAATTAATCAATGCAGACAGCCTGTTGGACAACAAGTATTTACTAGTTCAAAAGGGGAAAAAGAATTATTACCTGATCATTGCAAAATAAAAAATATCCTAAAAAGTTTGGAAGATATAGGCTATTCAGCTATCTTTGCATCGCTTTTTAAGGAAAGCAATTAAGTTTGTCTCATGGTGTAATGGTAGCACTACAGTTTTTGGTTCTGTCAGTCCAAGTTCGAATCTTGGTGAGACAACAGAAAAGAGTCTTGATTATCAAATGATAATCGAGACTCTTTTTTTTTCACTCTATTGAGTAAAGCCACCCTCCTATTCATATCTATTTGTAACCAAAAGTCATTATTTATATGAATTGAAACAAAATCACCATGTAATTGAACTATTTTTCCCCCATAAATAAGTAATTCTTTTAGTAAATTTGCAATGTAGCAATTTATATTAACTTTTTAAAATCAATATAAAAGAGATGAAGACTAATTATGAGATTCGTTATGCTGCGCATCCTGAAGATGCCAAAAGCTATGACACAAAAAGAATTCGCAGAGATTTTCTGATTGAGAAAGTATTTACTTCAAATGAAGTAAATATGGTATATTCAATGTACGACCGCATGGTTGTGGGTGGTGCAATGCCTTGTGGTGAAGTACTCAAACTAGAAGCTATAGATCCTCTAAAACAACCAATCTTTCTTCGTAACCGTGAAATGGGTATGTACAACGTAGGCGGTCCTGGTATCGTAAAAGTTGGAGATGCTCAGTTTGAATTAGATTTCAAGGAAGCACTTTACTTAGGTTCAGGCGACCGTGAAGTAACATTTGAAAGTAAAGATGCAAAGAATCCTGCCAAGTTCTACTTTAACTCACTAACAGCTCACAGAAACTACCCTGACAAGAAGGTAACTAAGAAAGATGCAATCGTTGCAGAAATGGGTTCATTGGAAGGCTCTAACCACCGTAACATAAACAAAATGATTGTTAATCAAGTATTGCCAACTTGCCAGATTCAGATGGGTATGACTGAACTTGCCCCTGGTAGCGTATGGAATACAATGCCGGCACACGTTCACTCTCGCCGTATGGAAGCTTACTTCTATTTTGAAGTACCGGAAGATCAGGCTGTATGCCACTTCATGGGAGAAGTTGATGAAACTCGTCACATCTGGATGAAGGGAGACCAGGCTGTTCTTTCTCCAGAATGGTCAATCCACTCTGCTGCTGCAACACACAACTATACATTCATCTGGGGAATGGGTGGTGAGAACCTTGATTATGGTGATCAGGACTTCTCTAAGATTACCGACTTAAAATAAAAACTTATAAACGATAAAAACAATGGTAAATTTTTCATTAGAAGGTAAAGTAGCACTTGTTACAGGTGCTTCTTACGGAATTGGTTTTGCGTTGGCTACTGCTTTCTCAAAAGCAGGTGCTACAATCGTGTTCAACGACATTAATCAGGAATTAATAAACAAAGGTCTTGCTGCATACGAAGCAGAAGGTATCAAAGCACACGGTTATGTATGTGATGTTACTAACGAAGATCAGGTTAATGCTTTGGTTGCTCAGATTGAAAAAGAAGTTGGCGT
The sequence above is drawn from the uncultured Bacteroides sp. genome and encodes:
- the kduI gene encoding 5-dehydro-4-deoxy-D-glucuronate isomerase; amino-acid sequence: MKTNYEIRYAAHPEDAKSYDTKRIRRDFLIEKVFTSNEVNMVYSMYDRMVVGGAMPCGEVLKLEAIDPLKQPIFLRNREMGMYNVGGPGIVKVGDAQFELDFKEALYLGSGDREVTFESKDAKNPAKFYFNSLTAHRNYPDKKVTKKDAIVAEMGSLEGSNHRNINKMIVNQVLPTCQIQMGMTELAPGSVWNTMPAHVHSRRMEAYFYFEVPEDQAVCHFMGEVDETRHIWMKGDQAVLSPEWSIHSAAATHNYTFIWGMGGENLDYGDQDFSKITDLK